DNA from Serinibacter salmoneus:
AGCGAGAACAGGTTGGAGGTCTCCGTGCCCCCGACCTCCAGCACCCCGGCCTCACGCACCGCGCTGGCCCAGGCGTTCGCCTCGACCGTGGCGTCATCGGCCACCGGGCCGGAGGCGATCACCGCGTCGTAGGCAGCCACATCGAGGTCGGCGCCCACCTGGGCGTCCGCGCCCTCGCTCCCGGAGGTCTCGGTGGCGGACTCCTCGGGCGAGCAGGCGGCAAGTCCCACGGCGACGAGGGCGGCCGTGGCCGCCGCCAGAACACGTCGTGACATGAATGGGCTCCTTCGATCGGATGACGAGGTCATGCTGGGTCGAGCCTCGTGCTGAGGTCGTGCACCGCGAGGCTAGTGACCCGCGGGCCGCCACTGGTGAACCAGCTTTGCGTCTCACCCATCGAGACGCAGGTTCCTTCTCGCGCTCGGCTGCCCGGCACGCTGTGACGGGACTCACTCGCGCTCCGGACCGGGCGCGCACCCCGGGCGTCCGCACGCGAACTACGCTCGCCTCGTGATCTTCAAGGCCATCGGCGACTCGCGCCCCTACCCCGATCATGGCCTGGTCACCACGCGCGACTGGTCGCGCATACCGCCACGCCAGGTCCGCCTCGACCAGCTCACCACGGTGCGTTCGCAGTTGGATCTGCATCAACTGCTGACTCAGGACTCCACGTTCTTCGGCGACCTCTTCCCGCACGTGGTGGCATGGCGTGGGGATCTCTACCTCGAGGACGGTCTGCAGCGAGCGCTGCGCTCCGCGCTCCACCAGCGCCTGGTGATCCATGCCCGCGTGCTGGAGCTCGACGGCGAGGCCGGCGGACCGGGCAGTACGGTAGTGCCGTGACCGTGCACTCTCCCGACCCGGCAACCCGGCGCCGGGCGCTGCGCCGCCGTCACCTGCTGCAGCGCCAGACCATCATCTTCGGCACTCTGATCGTGGCGCTCATCGTCCTGGCTCTCGCGGCACTCGCCGTGTACTCCGGTCAGATCCCGCCGCCGTTCGACGAGGAGTGGTACGACGCGAATCCCGAGGACTCGGTGGTGGAGACCACGCCGTGCCCGGCGCCCGACGCCACCCCGGTCTCCTGGGGTGCGATCACCGCGAACGTCTACAACGGCACGGAGATCGGCGGGCTTGCCGCCCAGACGGGTGAGAGCCTGGAGGGACTCGGCGTGGTCATCGGCACCGAGGCGAACTACCCGCAGGGCAGTTACGCCGGAGCGACCCGCCTCGTGACGGGCACCGCCGGGATCGACGACGCCTACACGCTGGCCCTGGTGCTCCCCGAGGCCGAGATCGTCTACGACGCCACCAAGCAGGACGCGGTGGTCGACGTGGTGCTGGGGGCCGAGTTCGGCGGTGTGGGCGATGGCGATGCCGTCGACGGGTCTCAACCGCTCGTGGGCCTGGAAGGCTGCACAGCGTTCGCCGATCTCGGCGTCTCCACCGCCGGAGCCTGAGCCGCCCGGGACCTCACGCTCCGGCGGGCCGCCGTCGGTTCTTCAACGCCTCCTGCAGGGTCTTGAGGATCAGGAAGACCAGGAACGCCACGAACAGCAGGTTCGCGACCTGGGGCGCGATGGCGCCCGCCGTGAGGGTGCCCAGTGCCACGGTCACGCAGGCGCTGACGCCGATGATCGCGCCGGCACGGAGGTCCACATTGCGCCGCCGTAGGTTCCCGATCGTCCCGGACACGGCGGTCGGCAGCATCATCAGCAGCGAGGTGCCACGGGCCAACAGGTCGGAGTACCCGAACAGCAGGATCATCGCCGGCACCACGATCACGCCGCCGCCCACACCCAGCAGCCCGGACAGCACACCGGTGGCCAGTCCCACCGCGATCAGTCCGAGTACCAGGCCCACGGTCATCTCCACCTCGGCGTCGCGCACGGGAACCGTGAAGGCGAGCTGGACAGCGACGACCACGAGGAACGCGATGAAGGCCCAACGCAGGGTCTGGTTCGACAGCCTCGACAGCAGCCAGGTGCCGATCTGCGCCCCGATCACGGTGCCGACGGCGAGGATCGCCGCGGTCAGGACGTGCACGTTCCCGTCGATCCCGTAGGTGATGGCGCCCACCAGGGAGGTCGGCACGATCGCCAGCAGGGACGTCCCGGAGGCGAGCTTGCGGTCGAACACGGCGAAGGCCACCAGGGCGGGCACGATGACCGTGCCCCCTCCCACGCCGAACAGGCCCGAGAGGTACCCGGCACCGAGACCGATCAGGGCGTAGACCCACCAGGCCGCGCCACGCTGCGCCTCGAGGTCGGCGCTCACGCCCCCGCCCCGAAGTACCGGGGCAGCGTTCCTCGGTGAGCCTCTCGCAACTCATCCAGGGACAGGGTCAGCGGGAGGGGGCCCTCGAGCACGAGTTCGCCGTCGTCGCTGGTCTCGCCCAGTCGCAGCACCGGGACCCCGCGCGCAGTGCACAGGTCCGCGAAGGCGACGTCCGCACCGCGCGGAACGCTCACCACGGCGCGCCCGGCGGACTCGGAGAACAGCGCCACGGCCGTCTCCACGCCGTCGCGCTCGAGCAGTGCGGCGAGATCGAGGTGGGCGCCCACACCGAACCGCAGGGTTCCCTCCACCAGCGCCTGCACGAGTCCCCCGGCGGACAGGTCGTGGGCTGCGGTGACCAGTTCGTCACGCGAGGCATTGACCAGGACAGCCGCCAGGGCTCGCTCCGCGCGCAGGTCGAGGTGCGGCGGTGTGCCGCCGAGGTGCTGGTGCACCGTCCTGGCCCACGCCGAACCGTCGAGCTCCGCGCGCGTGGTCCCCAGGAGATACAGGCTCTCGCCCTCGTGACGCCAACCCGACGGCGTGGCGTGAGCGACGTCGTCGAGCACACCGAGCACCCCGACGACCGGGGTGGGGTTGATGGAGGAGTCGATGCGGCCGGGGGCGCCGGTGCCGTTGTACAGCGAGACATTCCCGCCGGTGACCGGCACCTCGAGGACCTGGCAGGCATCGGCGAGCCCGGTGATGGCCTGGACGAGCTGCCACATCGAGTCCGGGTCCTCGGGGCTGCCGAAGTTCAGGCAGTCGGTGACCGCCAGGGGTCGAGCGCCGACCGTGGCGACGTTGCGGTAGGACTCCGCGAGCGCGTGCTGCGCGCCCAGGTAGGGATCCAGTTTCGCGAACCTGCCATTGGCGTCGGTGGCGATGGCCACTCCGAGGCCGCTGCTCTCGTCCACCCGGATCACCCCGGCGTCATCGGGCATGGCCTGCGCGGTGTTCCCCTGCACGTACCGGTCGTACTGGTCGGTCACCCAGGCGGCCGAGGCCAGGTTGGGGCTCGCCACCAGCGCCATCACCTGCGCACGCAGCGCCTCCGGGGTGGTGGGCAGAGCAAGGGCGGCGGCGGAGTCGGCGTTCAGCGCGTCCTGCCACGCCGGGCGGGCATAGGGCCGGTCGTAGACCGGCCCCTCGTGCGCGACGGTGCGGGGATCCACGTCCACGATGCGGTGCCCCTGGTGATCGATGGTCAGACGGCCGGAGTCGTTGACCTCGCCGATCACAGCGGTCTCCACGTCCCACTTGCCGGTCACGGCGAGGAACGCCTCGAGCTTCTCGGGCGTGACCACCGCCATCATCCGCTCCTGCGACTCCGACATCAGGATCTCGCCGGCGGTCAGGCTCGGGTCGCGCAGCGGCACGTCGTCCAGGTCCACGTGCATGCCGCCGTCACCGTTGGAGGCGAGCTCGCTCGTGGCGCAGGAGATGCCGGCCGCGCCCAGGTCCTGGATGCCCTCCACGAGGCCCCCCGCGTACAACTCCAGGCAGCACTCGATGAGGACCTTCTCCATGAAGGGGTCACCCACCTGCACGCTGGGGCGCTTCGCGGGCACGCCGTCCTCGAAGGTCTCACTCGCCAGGATCGAGGCGCCACCGATCCCGTCGCCGCCGGTGCGGGCCCCGAACAGGACCACCTTGTTGCCGGCGCCGGAGGCGTTGGCGAGGTGCACGTCCTCGTGCCGCAACACCCCGACACACAGCGCATTGACCAGCGGGTTGCCCTGGTAGCAGGTGTCGAACTCGGTCTCCCCGCCGATGTTCGGCAGGCCGAGGCTGTTCGCGTACCCTCCGACCCCGCTCACCACACCGTGCACCACCCGCGCGGTGTCGGGATGGTCGATCGCACCGAATCGCAGCTGGTCCATCACGGCGACCGGGCGCGCGCCCATCGAGATGATGTCACGCACGATGCCGCCGACCCCGGTGGCGGCGCCCTGATAGGGCTCCACATAACTGGGGTGGTTGTGGGACTCCACCTTGAAGGTGACCGCCCATCCCTCGCCGATGTCGACCACACCGGCGTTCTCCCCGATGCCGACCAGCAGGTGCTCACGCATCGCTGGGGTGGTCTTCTCCCCGAACTGACGCAGGTGCTTCTTGCTGGACTTGTAGGAGCAGTGCTCACTCCACATCACCGAGTACATGGCGAGTTCGGCCGCGGTGGGCCGGCGGCCCAACAGCGAGACGATCTCGGCGTACTCGTTCGCCTTCAGGCCGAGTTCGGCGAAGGGGAGTGTGACATCGGGTGTGGCGGCAGCGTGGTCGACGGTGTCGGGGAGCTGGGAGGCGGCGCTCATGTCATCCTGTCGCGAGCGGGAATGGGCGTGCCTCAGCGTATCGCCCGCAGCGACGCGCGGGAGAGCCGAGCTCGCCAGCGCCGTATCGCGGACCGCTCCCGCAGCGCCCCGGCGCGCACCCGCTCCAGCGCGTCCCAGGCATCGACGTCACGGCCCGGCGCCAACGCGTCGGGCGCGAACGAGGCCGCATCCGCGGTTCGCGCCAGGAGATCGAGGTCCTCCTCCAGGGGAGAGACCTCACCCGGGGCCGGCGCGTGCCACACCACCGGCTGCCCCCGGTGCGCCGTCGACGGCGTATCCGCCAGGTCCAGTTCCCGCGCCACCCGGTGAGCCCGCTCCCGCCGGGTCATCGCCGGCCCGGGGCGCACCCCCAGGTCCCGTGCCAGGTCCAGCGCCTGTTGCCATGCCCCCAGCGCGCGGGTGTCAGGGTCGGCGGCGCGCCGACGGCGTCGTTCCCGACGCGCCTTGAGCGCGAGGATCACCAGGAGTGGCAGGCTCACCAGCAGCAGGACTCCCAGAACCGCCGCGATGCGCACGGTCACGGCCAGCCAGCCCGATGCCCCGAGGAGGTCCTGCTCGGAGTCCTCCGGGGGTACCTCCACCGGCTCCTGCGTCGGTGGCTGGGCGGGTTCAGGAGCCGTCGGCGCCGCCGGTGTGTTACGCGGCTCCGGATCGGGCTCCACCTGCTCCTGCTGTTCGGCGGGCGTCCGCGAGCGCGGCGGTGTCGGGTCGTACGCGACCCAGCCGGCGGATTCGTAGGCGATCTCGACCCACGCTGTCACGTCCTGCCCTCGTACCTCACCGTCGACCACGGTGAAGCCCATCACCACCCGCGAGGGCAGCCCCAGTTCCCGTGCCATCAGGGCCATCAGCGACGCGTACTGCTCGTCGTTGCCGACCATGGAGTCCGCCCCCAGCAACGCCAGCATGCGGTTCAGTCCGTGCCCGGCGGGCGAGTCCAGCGCCGAGGCACCATCGGAGTAGTACCCGGTCCCGGACAGCCGCGTCTCGAGCTCGCGTGCCGCCTGCGCCGGCGTCGTGGCGGCCGCAGTCCACTCCCGGGCGACCACGCCCACCACCTCGGGGATCTCCGCGAGGTCCTCCAGCGCGTCGCCTCGCACGTCGAGTCCCTCGAGATCGGCGTCCTCGAGGCTGGGTGGCAGGACCGTCTCCAGGTACAGGCGCTCCCCCGGCGCCATCCCGGTCAGGCTCAGAGCCGTCCCGGTGAGGGCGTTGTACCGGATCGTGGGGGCCAGCGCCTCGGTGGCGTCCAGGTCGACCGGGTCGCCCACGGTCGGTAGCCACGGTGTCTCCAGAGCCTCCAGCACGACCTCGACCTCGACCACCTCGGCGGCGGCCACCGGTCCCGCAGCACCCAGCGCCGACTCGTCGCGGCCACCCC
Protein-coding regions in this window:
- a CDS encoding type II toxin-antitoxin system VapB family antitoxin; the encoded protein is MIFKAIGDSRPYPDHGLVTTRDWSRIPPRQVRLDQLTTVRSQLDLHQLLTQDSTFFGDLFPHVVAWRGDLYLEDGLQRALRSALHQRLVIHARVLELDGEAGGPGSTVVP
- a CDS encoding LytR C-terminal domain-containing protein, yielding MTVHSPDPATRRRALRRRHLLQRQTIIFGTLIVALIVLALAALAVYSGQIPPPFDEEWYDANPEDSVVETTPCPAPDATPVSWGAITANVYNGTEIGGLAAQTGESLEGLGVVIGTEANYPQGSYAGATRLVTGTAGIDDAYTLALVLPEAEIVYDATKQDAVVDVVLGAEFGGVGDGDAVDGSQPLVGLEGCTAFADLGVSTAGA
- a CDS encoding sulfite exporter TauE/SafE family protein, translated to MSADLEAQRGAAWWVYALIGLGAGYLSGLFGVGGGTVIVPALVAFAVFDRKLASGTSLLAIVPTSLVGAITYGIDGNVHVLTAAILAVGTVIGAQIGTWLLSRLSNQTLRWAFIAFLVVVAVQLAFTVPVRDAEVEMTVGLVLGLIAVGLATGVLSGLLGVGGGVIVVPAMILLFGYSDLLARGTSLLMMLPTAVSGTIGNLRRRNVDLRAGAIIGVSACVTVALGTLTAGAIAPQVANLLFVAFLVFLILKTLQEALKNRRRPAGA
- the purL gene encoding phosphoribosylformylglycinamidine synthase subunit PurL produces the protein MSAASQLPDTVDHAAATPDVTLPFAELGLKANEYAEIVSLLGRRPTAAELAMYSVMWSEHCSYKSSKKHLRQFGEKTTPAMREHLLVGIGENAGVVDIGEGWAVTFKVESHNHPSYVEPYQGAATGVGGIVRDIISMGARPVAVMDQLRFGAIDHPDTARVVHGVVSGVGGYANSLGLPNIGGETEFDTCYQGNPLVNALCVGVLRHEDVHLANASGAGNKVVLFGARTGGDGIGGASILASETFEDGVPAKRPSVQVGDPFMEKVLIECCLELYAGGLVEGIQDLGAAGISCATSELASNGDGGMHVDLDDVPLRDPSLTAGEILMSESQERMMAVVTPEKLEAFLAVTGKWDVETAVIGEVNDSGRLTIDHQGHRIVDVDPRTVAHEGPVYDRPYARPAWQDALNADSAAALALPTTPEALRAQVMALVASPNLASAAWVTDQYDRYVQGNTAQAMPDDAGVIRVDESSGLGVAIATDANGRFAKLDPYLGAQHALAESYRNVATVGARPLAVTDCLNFGSPEDPDSMWQLVQAITGLADACQVLEVPVTGGNVSLYNGTGAPGRIDSSINPTPVVGVLGVLDDVAHATPSGWRHEGESLYLLGTTRAELDGSAWARTVHQHLGGTPPHLDLRAERALAAVLVNASRDELVTAAHDLSAGGLVQALVEGTLRFGVGAHLDLAALLERDGVETAVALFSESAGRAVVSVPRGADVAFADLCTARGVPVLRLGETSDDGELVLEGPLPLTLSLDELREAHRGTLPRYFGAGA
- a CDS encoding transglutaminase domain-containing protein; translated protein: MTRPSSASRLVRRSVGSRALAPLACLLAMAPLIPAYRSATVVLIAVAGVTAGSVLAAVCERRGWGIARFGLALVACYAAGYVLVVAPPIAGRTWWQSLTGAATGWYQGWKDALTLQAPLGSAPQVAVVPWVIGLTTSAVAGLVVARSRGSARRLAVLLPVGAMLLSLVLTDRSPLAPAVVGSLLILLVVLWARTIARPGRLHAHRPRAMTAALVIPLALGVGVALLVPLQPRLVIRDHVAPPVDISAWQSPLAQFRSYVGERAEDHLFTATGLPAGTRMRIAVMDTYDGVTWRSSPAAALFRHWGGRDESALGAAGPVAAAEVVEVEVVLEALETPWLPTVGDPVDLDATEALAPTIRYNALTGTALSLTGMAPGERLYLETVLPPSLEDADLEGLDVRGDALEDLAEIPEVVGVVAREWTAAATTPAQAARELETRLSGTGYYSDGASALDSPAGHGLNRMLALLGADSMVGNDEQYASLMALMARELGLPSRVVMGFTVVDGEVRGQDVTAWVEIAYESAGWVAYDPTPPRSRTPAEQQEQVEPDPEPRNTPAAPTAPEPAQPPTQEPVEVPPEDSEQDLLGASGWLAVTVRIAAVLGVLLLVSLPLLVILALKARRERRRRRAADPDTRALGAWQQALDLARDLGVRPGPAMTRRERAHRVARELDLADTPSTAHRGQPVVWHAPAPGEVSPLEEDLDLLARTADAASFAPDALAPGRDVDAWDALERVRAGALRERSAIRRWRARLSRASLRAIR